One genomic region from Diabrotica undecimpunctata isolate CICGRU chromosome 9, icDiaUnde3, whole genome shotgun sequence encodes:
- the LOC140450036 gene encoding gustatory receptor for sugar taste 64e-like has protein sequence MVYIVGRNRIEDSDKKPAQVDVEEKLFHNSMRFFLIMCQMLGLFPINCSTKCYSDVKFSWKSLRIIYTILMIGIVGFAVFVCLYSWANYGYKFADAETHTFYAASLLSILLFLRLSRRWTKLLTTWCQMDKIMNKRYGYPSTIEKRLKICSVVFLTFVIIDYLLSIYNRYRKVTDNFGVNYNYKYFFIDTFPHLFMVVPVNMFTAIYCLFLNTHSTLILAFNDMFIILVSITLALRFRQITEKLEKDFSKFQAKNEEFWMEIREDFDRLSSLCKELDNNISYIILLSYTLNLFFLLMQLYQSLEVGSNTVGKIYFIYSFVHIIFKIVCVSLYAAWINDESLEPANILNSVSSSCYNIEVKRLLMQIGFDNVALTGCRLFKITRGIILSIAGAVVTYELVLIQFNSATQEN, from the exons ATGGTCTACATTGTGGGACGTAACCGTATCGAAGACTCCGACAAGAAACCAGCTCAAGTCGATGTAGAAGAAAAACTGTTTCACAACTCGATGAGATTTTTTCTGATAATGTGTCAAATGTTGGGATTATTTCCAATAAACTGTTCCACAAAATGTTACTCTGACGTGAAATTTTCCTGGAAAAGTCTTAGGATTATATATACGATTTTGATGATTGGGATAGTTGGTTTTGCTGTTTTTGTCTGTTTGTATAGTTGGGCCAATTATGGATATAAATTTGCTGATGCAG AAACTCATACCTTTTACGCAGCTTCTCTATTAAGTATACTTTTATTTCTTCGATTATCAAGACGATGGACTAAATTATTGACAACTTGGTGCCAGATGGACAAGATTATGAACAAGCGTTACGGCTATCCTTCGACGATAGAAAAAAGGCTAAAAATATGTTCAGTTGTGTTTCTAACTTTTGTTATTA TTGACTATTTACTTAGTATTTACAACAGATATCGCAAGGTTACGGATAACTTTGGAGTGAATTATAACTACAAGTATTTCTTCATAGATACCTTTCCACATCTTTTTATGGTAGTACCGGTCAATATGTTTACTGCAATTTATTGTTTG tTTCTCAATACACACTCGACACTAATACTAGCATTCAATGATATGTTTATTATATTAGTTAGTATAACTTTGGCTTTAAGATTTAGACAGATTACAGAGAAGTTGGAAAAGGATTTTTCAAAG TTTCAGGCCAAAAACGAGGAATTTTGGATGGAGATTCGTGAGGATTTTGACAGACTTAGTTCCTTATGCAAAGAACTGGACAATAATATTTCATATATTATCCTACTATCATACACCTTGAACTTATTTTTTCTATTGATGCAACTTTATCAAAGTCTAGA GGTTGGATCTAATACAGTTGgcaaaatatattttatctactcgTTCGTccacattatatttaaaatagtaTGCGTTTCTTTATATGCTGCTTGGATAAATGATGAAAGCCTAGAACCAGCAAATATATTGAATTCTGTATCTTCGTCTTGTTATAATATCGAG GTAAAAAGATTGCTGATGCAAATAGGTTTTGACAATGTAGCCCTTACTGGTTGCCGATTATTTAAAATAACTCGCGGAATTATTCTTAGT attGCAGGAGCTGTCGTTACCTACGAACTAGTTCTTATTCAGTTTAATTCAGCTACACAAGAAAACTAA